A single window of Nitrospirota bacterium DNA harbors:
- a CDS encoding cation transporter has product MWLNIEEMVSTTDRAAAIRRVLWVTLFFNIAVAAAKVAYGYFSHSISITADGFHSTFDGVSNIVGFVGIYFASRPPDEEHPYGYRKIETIFTIFIGVMMSLMCIEIFKQAYESLNGETRVSVTKESFIIMVITLVVNLFVMTYENWMGKKLKSEFLVADAKLTRSDTYLTTGVIIGLIFTKLGFTRADTIVGALVGVLVAKAGIGILWEAAGVLADRKQMDPEQIKEIVKSVDNVIYCHRVRTRGTNSHVFLDLHIKVNPNISVIEGHKISHIVEEKIKENIKEVIDVLIHIEPYVD; this is encoded by the coding sequence ATGTGGCTTAATATTGAGGAGATGGTCAGTACTACAGACAGAGCTGCGGCAATCAGAAGGGTGTTGTGGGTTACTCTTTTTTTTAATATCGCTGTGGCAGCAGCAAAGGTAGCATACGGGTATTTTTCCCACTCCATTTCGATAACAGCGGACGGTTTCCACTCCACGTTTGACGGGGTATCAAACATTGTGGGCTTTGTAGGCATATATTTTGCGTCCCGTCCCCCCGATGAAGAGCACCCCTACGGTTACAGAAAAATAGAGACGATTTTTACCATTTTCATTGGTGTTATGATGTCACTGATGTGTATTGAGATATTTAAACAGGCTTATGAGTCCCTCAATGGTGAGACGAGGGTTAGTGTTACTAAAGAAAGCTTTATAATTATGGTAATAACCCTTGTTGTTAATCTTTTTGTCATGACTTATGAAAACTGGATGGGAAAGAAACTTAAAAGCGAATTTCTTGTTGCTGATGCTAAACTTACCAGAAGCGATACCTATTTAACCACAGGGGTCATAATAGGCCTGATTTTTACGAAACTGGGTTTCACACGAGCAGACACAATTGTTGGCGCTCTTGTTGGAGTGCTTGTGGCAAAGGCAGGAATAGGGATACTGTGGGAGGCCGCAGGGGTTTTGGCAGACCGAAAGCAGATGGACCCTGAGCAGATAAAGGAAATCGTAAAAAGTGTGGACAATGTCATCTACTGTCACAGAGTAAGGACAAGAGGCACCAACAGCCATGTCTTTTTAGATTTACACATTAAAGTAAACCCCAATATTTCAGTCATCGAAGGACATAAAATTTCCCACATTGTCGAGGAAAAAATCAAAGAAAATATCAAAGAGGTAATAGACGTTCTTATCCACATAGAGCCGTACGTTGACTAA
- the rlmN gene encoding 23S rRNA (adenine(2503)-C(2))-methyltransferase RlmN, with the protein MGDGHVVDLKAFTEEQLAAFFKTLKEPAFRAKQFLLRVYTKKAVSIDEITEFSLPLREHLKGISFISGLRIVNRLVSNDGTRKYLFALGDGLTIESVLIEDGERLTLCVSSQVGCAMGCKFCLTARGGFKRNLKAHEICDQILCVSRDIEPQRRITNIVMMGMGEPLSNYKEVTGALKIMMEWLNISKRHITLSTAGLVPELERLYCDGFNVNPAISLNATTDDIRSMIMPVNKRYNLKTLLSACRRLPIPERRRITFEYVLLKGVNDSVDDASRLIRLLKGIRAKVNLIPFNEYEGAYFKRPDDTTVLEFQEIVAHGHISVFIRKSKGRDILAACGQLRASN; encoded by the coding sequence CTGGGAGATGGGCACGTAGTTGATCTTAAGGCATTTACGGAGGAGCAGTTAGCGGCCTTTTTTAAAACTCTTAAAGAGCCGGCTTTCAGAGCAAAACAGTTTCTCCTTAGGGTTTATACAAAGAAGGCTGTTTCAATAGATGAAATAACGGAGTTTTCGCTGCCCTTGAGAGAGCATCTCAAGGGCATTTCGTTTATCAGTGGCCTACGTATTGTTAACCGTCTTGTGTCAAACGATGGCACACGCAAGTATCTTTTTGCACTTGGCGATGGACTTACGATAGAGAGTGTGTTGATAGAGGATGGTGAGAGGCTGACTCTCTGTGTCTCCTCGCAGGTTGGCTGTGCTATGGGGTGTAAGTTTTGTTTAACGGCAAGAGGCGGGTTTAAGAGAAATCTGAAAGCACATGAAATCTGTGATCAGATTCTTTGTGTAAGCCGTGATATAGAGCCACAGCGGAGAATTACAAACATAGTGATGATGGGAATGGGTGAGCCTCTCAGTAATTATAAAGAGGTGACAGGCGCGCTAAAAATCATGATGGAATGGTTAAACATATCAAAACGCCACATAACGCTTTCAACCGCAGGTCTTGTGCCGGAGTTAGAGAGACTCTACTGCGATGGTTTTAATGTTAATCCTGCAATTTCTTTAAATGCAACAACTGATGACATACGGAGCATGATAATGCCGGTTAACAAAAGATATAACCTTAAAACTTTGCTTAGTGCCTGCCGCAGACTACCCATACCGGAGCGCAGAAGAATAACCTTTGAGTACGTACTGTTAAAGGGTGTAAATGATTCGGTGGATGATGCCTCAAGACTAATAAGATTGCTTAAAGGAATCAGGGCAAAGGTTAATCTTATTCCTTTTAATGAATATGAGGGGGCGTATTTTAAGAGACCTGATGATACCACTGTGTTAGAATTCCAGGAAATTGTAGCCCATGGCCACATAAGCGTATTTATAAGAAAAAGCAAGGGACGTGATATACTTGCCGCCTGCGGTCAGCTCAGAGCCAGTAACTAA
- a CDS encoding adenosylhomocysteinase, translating into MVKHDVKDMSLADSGKLRIEWAEKEMPVLRKIKDYFSKETPLKGIRLAACLHVTTETATLMQTLKAGGAEVVLCASNPLSTQDDVAASLVTHSEIPTFAIKGEDNDTYYKHIMDVLEFKPNITMDDGADLVSVLHKDKKDLLEYVIGGTEETTTGVIRLRAMAWDKVLQYPIIAVNDAQTKHLFDNRYGTGQSSIDGILRATNRLIAGSVFVVCGYGMCGRGVAMRARGMGARVVVTEIDPLKALEATMDGYEVMTIADASKIGNIFVTVTGNINVISEKCFPIMQDGAIVCNSGHFNAEIELQALAKQAVARRVIRPFVEEFSLSTGKRIYVLGEGRLINLAAAEGHPSSVMDMSFANQALCAEYVAKNYKKLSKSVYKVPEDIDREIAKLKLISMGIKIDKPTKAQKDYLKSWEMGT; encoded by the coding sequence ATGGTAAAACATGATGTGAAAGATATGAGTTTGGCGGACTCCGGCAAGCTGCGAATCGAGTGGGCAGAGAAGGAAATGCCAGTACTCAGGAAAATAAAAGATTATTTCAGCAAGGAAACTCCTCTTAAGGGGATACGCCTGGCAGCCTGTTTACACGTTACTACGGAAACGGCAACTCTGATGCAAACCCTTAAAGCCGGAGGGGCAGAGGTTGTCCTATGTGCATCAAATCCTCTTAGCACTCAGGATGACGTGGCTGCAAGTCTGGTCACCCACTCGGAGATTCCAACTTTTGCTATAAAGGGTGAGGACAACGACACTTACTACAAGCATATTATGGACGTGCTGGAGTTTAAGCCTAACATTACGATGGATGACGGGGCTGATCTGGTGTCAGTTCTTCATAAGGATAAAAAAGACCTCCTTGAGTATGTCATAGGGGGAACTGAGGAGACAACTACAGGTGTTATCCGGTTGAGGGCAATGGCCTGGGACAAGGTGTTGCAGTATCCTATAATAGCCGTAAACGATGCCCAGACGAAGCATCTGTTTGATAACCGCTATGGAACAGGCCAGAGCTCAATTGACGGAATACTAAGGGCAACTAACCGTCTGATAGCGGGCAGTGTGTTTGTAGTGTGCGGGTATGGGATGTGTGGACGTGGGGTTGCGATGAGAGCAAGGGGAATGGGAGCGCGTGTTGTGGTGACAGAGATTGATCCGTTAAAAGCGCTTGAAGCCACCATGGACGGCTATGAGGTCATGACCATAGCGGATGCTTCTAAAATCGGCAATATTTTTGTAACAGTAACGGGCAACATAAATGTGATAAGCGAAAAGTGTTTCCCCATTATGCAAGACGGAGCCATAGTGTGTAATTCAGGCCATTTTAATGCTGAGATTGAGCTTCAGGCACTTGCAAAGCAGGCGGTGGCAAGACGGGTGATAAGACCATTTGTTGAGGAGTTCAGTTTAAGCACTGGAAAGCGTATTTATGTACTTGGCGAGGGCAGGCTGATTAACCTTGCAGCCGCAGAAGGGCATCCGTCCTCGGTTATGGATATGAGTTTTGCTAATCAGGCGCTTTGTGCCGAATATGTAGCCAAGAACTACAAAAAGCTAAGTAAATCAGTTTATAAGGTGCCTGAGGATATTGACAGAGAGATAGCAAAACTAAAACTCATCTCTATGGGCATCAAGATAGATAAGCCTACAAAGGCTCAAAAGGATTACCTGAAGAGCTGGGAGATGGGCACGTAG
- a CDS encoding methionine adenosyltransferase: MPKKNYYFTSESVTEGHPDKVADQISDAILDTIIGNDPNARVACETLVTTGLAFIAGEITTNCYADIPSIVRNTIKDIGYTRAKYGFDYETCSVITSIHEQSQDIAMGVDPGGAGDQGLMFGYACDETEELMPLSIMLSHKLAMKLSEVRKTDVLPYLRPDGKTQVTVEYKDGAPFRIDNIVVSSQHSPDITLKEMKEDIIEKVIKPIIPVKLLDEEKIAYHVNPTGRFVVGGPMGDTGLTGRKIIVDSYGGVGRHGGGCFSGKDPTKVDRSGAYMARYIAKNIVASGIATKAEVQIAYAIGIAEPLSILVDTGNTSKIAHDKLVKIIRDNFDLRPRAIIEKLNLRRPIYKKTAAYGHFGRNDSDFTWEATDMAETLKNAAGL; this comes from the coding sequence GTGCCTAAGAAAAACTACTATTTTACGTCTGAGTCAGTAACCGAGGGGCATCCCGACAAGGTAGCTGATCAAATATCCGATGCGATACTGGACACAATAATAGGAAATGACCCAAACGCGAGGGTCGCTTGTGAAACTCTCGTTACCACAGGGCTTGCATTTATAGCCGGTGAGATAACAACAAACTGTTATGCGGATATTCCCTCTATAGTAAGAAATACGATAAAAGATATTGGATATACCCGTGCTAAGTATGGTTTTGACTATGAAACCTGTTCGGTTATAACGTCAATACATGAACAGTCTCAGGACATAGCAATGGGTGTGGACCCGGGCGGAGCAGGAGATCAGGGGCTGATGTTTGGTTATGCCTGTGATGAGACTGAGGAGTTGATGCCCCTTAGCATAATGTTGTCACATAAGTTAGCCATGAAGTTATCCGAGGTGAGAAAGACCGATGTGCTGCCCTATCTCAGGCCTGACGGAAAGACCCAGGTGACTGTCGAGTATAAAGACGGAGCCCCTTTCAGGATAGATAATATAGTGGTGTCCTCACAGCACAGCCCTGATATAACACTCAAAGAGATGAAAGAAGATATAATTGAAAAAGTAATCAAACCAATAATTCCAGTCAAGTTACTGGATGAAGAGAAGATTGCATATCATGTCAATCCTACCGGCAGATTTGTGGTTGGCGGCCCAATGGGAGATACCGGACTTACCGGCAGAAAGATTATAGTAGATAGCTACGGAGGAGTGGGCAGACACGGCGGGGGATGTTTCTCCGGTAAAGATCCAACAAAGGTTGACCGCTCAGGCGCTTACATGGCAAGGTATATAGCTAAAAACATTGTGGCCTCAGGCATTGCCACTAAGGCTGAGGTGCAGATAGCATACGCTATAGGAATAGCCGAACCGTTATCCATCCTTGTTGACACTGGCAACACCAGTAAAATTGCCCACGATAAACTGGTAAAAATCATTCGTGATAACTTTGATTTAAGACCAAGGGCAATAATCGAAAAGTTAAATCTGAGAAGACCGATATACAAAAAGACGGCAGCTTATGGGCATTTTGGACGCAATGACAGCGATTTCACATGGGAGGCAACCGACATGGCTGAAACACTCAAAAACGCAGCCGGTTTATAA
- a CDS encoding TM2 domain-containing protein, with translation MTNEQGSEKSRLVTLLLCFLLGWAGGHRFYVNKVGTGIIMLVTMGGFGIWYFVDFVMISLGAFKDKENLPITKW, from the coding sequence ATGACTAATGAACAGGGATCAGAGAAAAGCCGTTTGGTAACATTATTACTTTGCTTCTTACTTGGTTGGGCCGGAGGCCATCGTTTCTATGTAAATAAGGTAGGTACTGGCATCATAATGTTGGTTACAATGGGTGGCTTCGGGATTTGGTATTTCGTTGATTTTGTAATGATAAGCCTCGGTGCATTCAAAGACAAAGAAAATCTGCCAATAACCAAGTGGTAG
- a CDS encoding SGNH/GDSL hydrolase family protein, giving the protein MKKVRLSVKCIAVVLIIISTIIMSECFAELFYYIQNKDLYFLLSKQVNKRDSMALYRDPFQIKKTKPYRIIAIGGSTTYGFGVSPEHTWPKRLENILKGKFNDRYEVINLGRLGGHLSEFMQNYENSINVFISRENWMKGQRPLKDELADWGWKDLKPDMVILSPVINDTAPDYLYLSSQGCAADLAGSILAFSGNSFFFRSFALGFYVKKALVLIEIKNRLPFENNDKKLAMIKNEYKKNLEKFISLFDDKNVQIIVFGFPLLFNTEDSGKQADLAAMYWNLGDVSSVEKEAAYLPKLEALETEVRAEVALKNHNVRYKELGKKIKSLPFKERLKLYVDSCHLNDKGVELLTEEMYEFIFQK; this is encoded by the coding sequence ATGAAAAAAGTCCGGCTATCTGTGAAATGTATAGCCGTAGTGCTAATCATTATTTCAACAATTATAATGTCTGAGTGTTTTGCAGAGTTGTTCTATTACATTCAAAATAAGGATTTGTATTTTCTCCTTAGCAAACAAGTTAATAAAAGAGACTCGATGGCGTTATATCGGGACCCATTTCAAATAAAAAAGACAAAACCTTACAGGATTATTGCCATAGGAGGGAGTACAACTTATGGCTTTGGAGTAAGTCCTGAGCATACATGGCCTAAGAGACTTGAAAACATTCTGAAGGGAAAATTTAATGACAGATACGAGGTGATTAACCTTGGACGGCTGGGCGGCCATCTGAGTGAATTTATGCAAAATTATGAAAACTCAATCAATGTCTTTATCTCAAGAGAAAACTGGATGAAAGGGCAGCGTCCTTTGAAAGACGAATTAGCAGACTGGGGCTGGAAAGACCTGAAACCGGATATGGTTATACTGTCGCCGGTAATAAATGACACAGCCCCTGATTATCTGTATCTTTCATCACAGGGTTGTGCTGCAGATTTGGCTGGTTCAATTTTGGCTTTTAGCGGGAATTCCTTTTTCTTTAGAAGTTTTGCATTGGGTTTTTATGTTAAAAAAGCTCTTGTGCTTATTGAGATTAAAAACAGATTACCCTTTGAAAACAATGATAAAAAGCTTGCAATGATAAAAAATGAATATAAAAAAAATCTTGAGAAATTTATAAGTCTTTTTGATGATAAAAACGTACAAATTATAGTTTTTGGATTTCCACTGCTTTTTAATACCGAAGACTCTGGAAAACAAGCTGATCTGGCAGCCATGTACTGGAACCTGGGGGATGTATCCTCTGTGGAAAAAGAGGCTGCATATCTTCCGAAACTGGAGGCACTTGAGACTGAGGTAAGAGCAGAGGTTGCACTAAAAAACCACAATGTAAGATACAAAGAGCTTGGGAAAAAAATTAAGAGTCTGCCCTTTAAAGAGAGATTGAAACTTTACGTGGATTCATGTCATCTTAACGATAAAGGAGTTGAACTTCTAACGGAGGAAATGTATGAGTTCATTTTTCAAAAATAA
- a CDS encoding PIG-L family deacetylase encodes MIRYNDDETSVQISDKKNIPIGVDDSGKPFFVISKIRSNDFYDGKDKSDQFVTTIPDPLGINGETLIGQRRSERSFTGHYAYVPMKSFDEDTVRMLFPLFVRNENLWMLGIVIENIESSDFLLWISEQLEVMYKSAIIAEEERVILDKKLMLNPFAPQELIERHCEFCNIDYRDILENLRVHNGTFAINYKYSFGPIFHKILIVKRKEGAHDVANGIDKDIFYLYELLHSITRQTKDEQDLLDGVSYGMNYGMPRLHRGVHVPSAGASQIHIHSQVLGLVKNSFNTADKLGLICEGYYKKHNRDYLEDYMTLLREANLVIEENNDAILYVPIAQRFNNELQIMLKNPIGNILETTQSSRMSLAKLERLALNLYGHPEINVRSFNTLMYATRFSSDNEFKQRLILSICPRNTIIAFLELSGRYVVDELPWYCAARLNSVKHELSTRGAKKLNIMFIGAHPDDIELGCGGTIKKLKTCGHKVISLIVTDGCAGNRTPDMRAEEARESAGFLGIDEVYFCGIRDSQTRLINLYDVLLYHISRYSPDVIFTHAGLNEHTDHQSINEVVQTIWANRLKTKPHLLLFEIPVYSESEVFSGNVFVDIDIDTKMKAVEKYRSEVTRGSVKLSDVKERAEKRAKELGQQYDYCEAFVYKGRIEELIKVFPFIATVSSHHS; translated from the coding sequence ATGATTCGTTACAACGACGATGAGACAAGCGTACAAATAAGTGACAAAAAGAACATACCAATAGGAGTGGATGATTCTGGAAAGCCTTTTTTTGTCATCAGCAAGATACGGAGTAACGATTTTTATGACGGCAAGGACAAGAGCGACCAGTTTGTCACAACCATACCTGACCCTCTCGGAATAAACGGTGAAACACTTATAGGCCAAAGGCGTAGTGAACGGTCTTTTACGGGCCACTACGCTTACGTTCCGATGAAGAGTTTTGATGAGGATACTGTAAGAATGCTGTTTCCACTTTTTGTAAGGAACGAAAACCTCTGGATGCTGGGCATTGTTATAGAAAATATAGAAAGTTCGGATTTCCTCCTCTGGATATCTGAACAGTTGGAGGTGATGTACAAAAGTGCAATAATTGCTGAGGAGGAGAGGGTAATACTTGACAAGAAACTTATGCTTAACCCCTTTGCGCCGCAAGAGCTGATAGAGAGACATTGCGAATTCTGTAACATAGATTACCGCGACATACTGGAAAACCTCAGGGTGCATAACGGTACCTTTGCCATTAACTATAAATACTCCTTTGGCCCTATATTTCATAAGATATTAATTGTTAAAAGAAAGGAGGGTGCCCATGACGTTGCAAACGGTATAGATAAGGATATATTTTATCTGTACGAGCTGCTACATAGCATAACCAGACAAACGAAAGATGAACAGGATCTGTTAGACGGTGTAAGTTATGGCATGAATTATGGAATGCCGAGGCTTCACAGGGGTGTGCATGTTCCCTCTGCAGGCGCCTCTCAAATTCACATACACTCGCAGGTTTTGGGATTAGTAAAGAACTCCTTTAATACTGCCGATAAGCTTGGCCTTATATGTGAGGGATATTACAAGAAACATAATCGGGATTATTTAGAGGACTATATGACTCTGTTGAGAGAGGCCAATCTTGTGATTGAGGAAAACAATGATGCGATTCTCTACGTCCCAATAGCCCAGAGATTTAACAATGAACTTCAGATAATGTTAAAAAATCCAATTGGAAACATACTTGAAACAACTCAATCTTCAAGGATGTCTTTGGCGAAACTCGAACGGCTTGCATTAAATCTGTACGGTCATCCGGAGATTAATGTAAGGAGCTTTAACACGCTTATGTATGCAACACGGTTTTCAAGTGATAATGAGTTCAAGCAGCGGCTTATTCTGAGCATCTGCCCGCGTAACACCATAATAGCTTTCCTTGAGCTAAGTGGCCGTTATGTCGTTGATGAGCTCCCGTGGTACTGTGCTGCAAGGCTCAACTCCGTAAAGCATGAGCTTTCCACAAGAGGAGCCAAAAAGCTAAACATCATGTTTATCGGCGCTCATCCTGATGACATAGAGCTTGGATGTGGCGGAACTATAAAGAAACTCAAAACTTGCGGACACAAAGTTATATCTTTAATAGTTACAGACGGTTGTGCCGGCAACAGGACTCCGGATATGCGGGCTGAGGAGGCCAGAGAGTCTGCCGGATTCCTTGGCATAGACGAGGTATATTTCTGTGGAATACGCGACAGCCAAACACGTTTGATTAACCTTTATGATGTCCTACTCTATCACATAAGCCGTTACAGCCCTGATGTGATTTTCACCCATGCAGGCCTTAACGAACACACCGACCATCAGAGTATTAACGAGGTGGTGCAGACAATATGGGCTAACAGGCTTAAGACAAAACCCCATCTGCTGCTCTTTGAAATACCGGTTTACAGCGAGAGTGAGGTGTTTTCTGGAAATGTGTTTGTTGATATTGATATAGATACGAAAATGAAGGCAGTAGAAAAGTATCGAAGCGAGGTGACACGTGGCAGCGTAAAACTGAGCGACGTAAAAGAACGGGCTGAAAAAAGAGCCAAAGAGCTGGGCCAACAATATGATTACTGCGAGGCTTTTGTTTATAAGGGACGGATTGAAGAGCTTATTAAGGTCTTTCCGTTTATTGCCACCGTATCGTCTCATCATTCGTAG
- a CDS encoding co-chaperone GroES: MKFKPLKERVFVSYKDELEKTAGGLYVPDTAREKPQRGKVEAVGSEAKEVKVGDEVLFDKYSGSKVQIDGKDYLIIKEEDILGILE; this comes from the coding sequence ATGAAGTTCAAACCCCTTAAAGAGCGTGTATTTGTAAGCTACAAGGACGAACTGGAAAAGACGGCCGGTGGTCTTTACGTGCCCGACACTGCCAGAGAAAAACCGCAGCGCGGTAAGGTTGAGGCTGTAGGGTCAGAGGCCAAAGAGGTGAAGGTTGGAGACGAGGTGCTTTTTGATAAGTACTCGGGCTCAAAAGTCCAGATTGACGGCAAGGATTACCTGATTATCAAAGAAGAAGATATTTTAGGAATATTAGAATAA
- the groL gene encoding chaperonin GroEL (60 kDa chaperone family; promotes refolding of misfolded polypeptides especially under stressful conditions; forms two stacked rings of heptamers to form a barrel-shaped 14mer; ends can be capped by GroES; misfolded proteins enter the barrel where they are refolded when GroES binds) → MGAKQLAFDETARREILEGITVLTNAVKATLGPKGRNVILDKKFGSPLITKDGVTVAKEIELKEPYQNMGAQLLKEVASKTSDTAGDGTTTATVLAHAIYKEGMKNVVAGANAMDLKRGIEKAVEAVVGNLKSISKTVSDKKEIAQVGTISANNDATIGDLIASAMDKVGKDGVITVEEAKSMTTSLDFVEGMQFDRGYISPYFITDAERMECILEDCFILLHDKKISSMKDLIPLLEQIAKMSRPLLIISEDVEGEALATLVVNKLRGTLHVSGVKAPGFGERRKAMLEDIAILTGGTVISEDLGMKLENVKMTDLGKARKVTIDKDNTTIVEGSGDAKAIQGRVKQIKAQIEDTTSDYDREKLQERLAKLVGGVAVINVGAATETEMKEKKARVEDALHATRAAVEEGIVPGGGVALIRCIKSVEALKVAGDEKIGANIIKKCLEEPLRQIIFNTGLESATIIEKVKENSDANFGFDAQDEKYCDMIKEGIIDPTKVTRCALQNAASVASLMLTTAVMITDLPDKEDKMSMGGGGHPGMGGMGDMY, encoded by the coding sequence ATGGGAGCAAAACAATTAGCCTTTGATGAGACGGCAAGAAGAGAGATACTTGAGGGTATCACTGTATTAACTAACGCCGTTAAGGCAACACTGGGGCCAAAGGGCAGGAATGTTATTTTAGATAAGAAATTTGGATCCCCCCTCATAACCAAAGACGGTGTTACCGTAGCAAAAGAAATAGAGTTGAAAGAGCCATACCAAAACATGGGCGCTCAGCTTCTTAAAGAGGTAGCCTCAAAGACATCTGATACAGCCGGAGACGGCACAACGACAGCCACCGTACTGGCTCATGCCATCTACAAAGAGGGTATGAAAAACGTCGTAGCAGGCGCTAACGCCATGGATTTAAAACGTGGTATCGAAAAAGCGGTTGAAGCCGTTGTGGGAAACCTTAAAAGTATAAGTAAGACGGTTTCTGACAAAAAAGAAATTGCTCAGGTAGGCACGATTTCAGCCAACAACGATGCAACAATTGGCGATCTTATAGCCAGCGCCATGGATAAGGTAGGCAAAGACGGCGTAATCACTGTTGAAGAGGCAAAGAGCATGACAACCTCTCTTGACTTTGTTGAGGGTATGCAGTTTGACAGAGGTTACATTTCACCCTACTTTATAACAGATGCCGAGAGAATGGAGTGTATTCTTGAGGACTGTTTCATCCTGCTGCATGACAAAAAGATATCAAGCATGAAAGACCTGATTCCTCTTCTTGAACAGATTGCAAAGATGAGCAGGCCATTGCTTATTATATCTGAAGATGTAGAAGGAGAGGCATTGGCCACCCTTGTTGTCAATAAGCTTCGCGGTACATTGCACGTAAGCGGCGTAAAGGCTCCCGGATTTGGCGAACGCAGAAAGGCTATGCTTGAAGATATCGCAATTCTCACCGGCGGCACGGTGATTTCCGAAGACCTCGGGATGAAACTTGAAAACGTAAAAATGACCGACCTCGGTAAGGCCCGCAAAGTCACCATCGACAAGGATAACACTACCATTGTTGAGGGCTCAGGAGACGCTAAGGCAATCCAGGGCAGAGTGAAGCAGATAAAGGCCCAGATTGAGGACACCACCTCGGACTATGACAGGGAAAAACTCCAGGAGAGGCTGGCAAAATTAGTTGGCGGTGTTGCCGTTATCAATGTTGGAGCAGCAACCGAGACCGAGATGAAAGAAAAGAAGGCACGCGTTGAAGATGCCCTTCATGCTACCAGAGCGGCTGTTGAGGAGGGTATTGTGCCCGGCGGCGGTGTTGCTCTTATCAGATGTATCAAGAGCGTTGAGGCTCTCAAAGTTGCAGGGGATGAGAAAATCGGAGCCAACATTATCAAAAAATGCCTTGAAGAGCCTCTCAGGCAGATAATCTTTAACACCGGCCTTGAGAGCGCCACAATTATTGAGAAAGTTAAGGAAAACAGCGACGCTAACTTTGGTTTTGACGCTCAGGATGAAAAATACTGCGATATGATTAAAGAGGGTATCATTGATCCCACTAAGGTGACAAGATGCGCCCTTCAAAACGCAGCATCGGTAGCATCCCTTATGCTTACCACTGCCGTTATGATAACCGACCTGCCTGATAAGGAAGATAAAATGTCTATGGGCGGCGGTGGTCACCCCGGCATGGGCGGTATGGGAGATATGTACTAA